Proteins from one Sabethes cyaneus chromosome 2, idSabCyanKW18_F2, whole genome shotgun sequence genomic window:
- the LOC128735517 gene encoding probable cGMP 3',5'-cyclic phosphodiesterase subunit delta yields the protein MFKPSKSDKIRDGFQINWMIFRDAATDKIIWQENKDFSLLDVEHEARVPVKILDLQAISREINFSTVQSMQNFRLDQKVYFKGRIMEEWFFEMGYVSPNTTNTWQSTIEAAPESQMMPAKILTGNVTIETRFFDGDILISKSVVRLYYV from the exons ATGTTCAAACCTTCCAAAAGTGATAAGATTCGGGATGGATTTCAAAT AAATTGGATGATTTTCCGAGATGCTGCCACCGACAAAATAATCTGGCAAGAAAATAAAGACTTTTCCCTGCTTGATGTGGAGCATGAAGCTCGAGTGCCGGTCAAGATTTTGGATCTGCAGGCAATTTCCAGGGAGATTAATTTCAGCACAGTACAATCGATGCAAAATTTTCGATTAGATCAGAAG GTTTACTTCAAGGGTCGTATCATGGAGGAATGGTTCTTTGAGATGGGTTATGTTAGCCCGAACACAACAAACACCTGGCAATCTACTATCGAAGCAGCACCGGAATCACAAATGATGCCAGCCAAGATACTGACTGGAAATGTAACCATCGAAACCAGATTTTTCGATGGGGATATACTAATTAGCAAGTCTGTAGTTCGTTTGTATTATGTTTAA
- the LOC128735516 gene encoding alpha-2A adrenergic receptor — MASAINGELFDWLTSTNFTPQALQDLNLTSQDDSVLYYLESTLKKLSTEQRTTFTVFVIIILVLSIFGNILTIITNFRREQRHLFRVCLLSLAFSDILFVVMTSVIYLSQFNNEHNALWTLGELFCSFAPFFQTLAVLVNSVTLVAIALDRYMAVVRLNKGTYEPSGLFCATCAILIWGLSAGVSSPMLTLYQIYDIIVLITDSSDPEMIIGTFMAQICATNKSKNGYYFGIIFTVIFLPLVISFVWLNAIIAKEIWVRRHPVDSHRKSDKAKKITTTTGSSSDRKTNTTSDGSTNPIPTLSQGVLSTTKCTCSNCMDLYTTPKCQAPPPPVPTKMLPTINAISSPATNSRKQRQLRMFKAIVFIMTVFLVCRLPNWIYLLIKMHGIAVTNLYWILHYSFGIMAMLNCVLNPLIYTFLSETIKMTVFLKALCTRCCVTSREQNSADQPSNQQIVKQKRKKYAR; from the exons ATGGCCTCCGCAATCAATGGAGAACTGTTCGATTGGTTAACGTCGACGAATTTCACGCCGCAAGCTTTGCAAGATTTGAACCTAACTTCCCAGGATGATTCCGTGCTGTATTACCTGGAGAGCACTCTAAAGAAGCTGTCCACCGAACAGAGAACAACCTTTACCGTGTTTGTTATTATTATATTAGTTTTGTCGATTTTTGGAAATATTCTTACCATCATAACGAATTTTAGaag GGAACAACGTCATCTGTTTCGTGTTTGTTTGCTATCGTTGGCCTTCAGCGATATTCTGTTTGTTGTTATGACGTCAGTTATATATTTATCACAATTTAATAATGAACACAATGCATTATGG ACACTTGGAGAACTGTTTTGCTCATTTGCTCCATTTTTCCAAACTTTAGCAGTGCTAGTGAACAGTGTGACTCTGGTGGCTATCGCACTGGACCGCTATATGGCAGTGGTCCGTTTGAACAAGGGAACTTACGAACCGAGTGGATTATTTTGTGCTACTTGTGCTATCCTAATTTGGGGTCTATCAGCTGGAGTTTCTAGTCCTATGCTTACTCTTTACCAGATCTACGACATCATAGTGCTGATTACCGACTCTTCCGATCCGGAAATGATCATCGGAACATTTATGGCGCAGATTTGTGCCACCAACAAGAGCAAAAACGGATACTATTTCGGGATAATTTTCACCGTTATTTTTCTTCCTCTCGTGATTTCGTTCGTGTGGTTGAACGCAATCATCGCCAAAGAAATTTGGGTTCGTCGACATCCTGTCGATAGTCACAGAAAATCGGACAAAGCCAAAAAAATTACCACGACGACGGGGTCATCAAGTGATCGCAAAACAAACACCACCAGCGATGGCTCGACGAATCCCATTCCAACCTTATCACAAGGCGTTCTTTCCACAACGAAGTGCACCTGCTCGAACTGCATGGATCTCTACACGACACCAAAGTGTCAAGCACCACCACCGCCAGTGCCGACGAAAATGCTGCCCACAATCAACGCCATCAGCAGTCCAGCAACGAATTCGCGAAAACAACGACAATTGCGCATGTTCAAGGCCATCGTATTCATCATGACAGTGTTTCTGGTGTGTCGACTTCCGAACTGGATTTATTTGCTGATCAAAATGCACGGCATAGCCGTCACTAATCTGTATTGGATTCTGCACTATTCCTTCGGAATCATGGCCATGCTTAACTGCGTACTGAATCCGCTAATCTACACATTCCTGAGCGAAACGATCAAAATGACGGTGTTTCTGAAAGCATTATGCACTCGTTGTTGTGTAACATCACGTGAGCAAAATAGTGCCGATCAACCAAGCAACCAGCAAATTGTTAAGCAAAAGCGTAAGAAATATGCTCGCTAA